A section of the Leptotrichia sp. HSP-342 genome encodes:
- a CDS encoding DUF4132 domain-containing protein, with protein sequence MVRDVMIEDEAVKVRIKTICEEIRGFLNGSGELRGRVFRNVLQQINDSQMREVMEKEGFLETEEGKTLLKYFEYMYSNFSDELIKQFLNFPLKYKIFKILNFSAEFVKRDFENNLEIKDKQLFLKNCKYFLKYFENLANEYIENYFLYSDNFLLKLGIIIIIRNINLKNEEEIKKLDTIFVNYIMYKIDKYNINIIFEKHLDNNGFKKYVKNIKSLNIGRIRKYMEKIFFDVIKENESVSKVLFQGTKLLIMVSEVEFSSTNNNYYYKNKIFEKLKKNFEKYSFSQKQKLYLLVNYGMSIIFENFRDSQKMYELLAETIRENSENAVEFIRDNLNEDRISYSFLLHFLIKENLIDERVKDELLEKSEDMMIQKLKEIFDTRVWKWDKIELKNLEFLRKDKNEWENIRVTCLGVKSGNILVSKDKIVFSLLKYSKVYKNIFQFFINCVEGVELFNNIFDRFSIVYEIKDLREILDEMWNYELSINFINKKYFEYIEKSNCNNYNNKIWIEFLHEHEEELYRSFHRDMISEKNTENYVEILYIKNNTFNYNQLPCLLTKSNRNTAYKIEKILKDKQETREEIEKLLKTGIEEIALETAGNLVRYWNNVQARKKLENLSNPRGILEYVESLYLPKHEENAVFSKEIDYHSVRMNDSNEKIPANLLKLYISEYILLNEIKSVEVCNKIEKIVHKGDLRRFVEKIFEKWKDLRFNPKYKNLFIPLILTADMKQLDGVSIIIDILVSEYNKVAVAAYGIRALSLRKEIKETGILIKSFIANYKDKRIKSAANEALDMIAENKGISRDELNDILVPDFGFQNNRVRILDYGTRKIKVEIDAFSNPSGIVIYDENGKKLNMLPKANKKIGDIESIVEKYRREIKYIKKQLKEIYISQEINLIKALFSQRKWKVKKWMEIFIHNPVMQKFAIQLVWEEIDQDSNLVNTFRYSGNRSFLVSDETEHELDSKNNIKLVYFPEISQSETEKWKENFRKNKIIQPISQLNMPIYKITEEKQKNKEIVDYNVKEFSVNIFRKKSPNLGFEINYENNGTGYGSHYLDKETGISILIITSPFFSGEYSKKLKIEKILFLKSDIEICYEKSLESQEIIPLDIKEVPKRLLSLACLMAETLTN encoded by the coding sequence ATGGTTAGGGATGTAATGATTGAAGATGAAGCTGTTAAGGTACGAATAAAGACTATATGTGAGGAAATCAGGGGATTCTTGAATGGAAGTGGAGAGCTTAGGGGAAGAGTTTTTCGAAATGTTTTGCAGCAGATTAACGATTCTCAAATGAGAGAAGTGATGGAAAAAGAGGGCTTTCTTGAAACAGAAGAAGGGAAGACATTATTAAAATATTTTGAGTATATGTATAGTAATTTTTCTGATGAGCTTATTAAACAGTTTTTAAATTTTCCGCTAAAATACAAAATCTTTAAAATATTGAATTTTTCAGCTGAGTTTGTTAAGAGAGATTTTGAAAATAATTTAGAAATAAAGGATAAACAGCTCTTTTTAAAAAACTGTAAATATTTTTTGAAATATTTTGAAAATCTGGCTAATGAGTATATAGAAAATTATTTCTTGTATTCAGATAATTTCTTGCTAAAACTGGGAATTATTATAATTATTAGAAACATTAATTTGAAAAATGAAGAAGAAATAAAAAAACTGGATACTATTTTTGTAAATTACATAATGTACAAAATTGATAAATATAATATAAATATAATATTTGAAAAACATTTAGATAACAATGGATTTAAAAAATATGTAAAAAATATTAAAAGTCTAAATATAGGAAGAATCAGAAAATATATGGAAAAGATATTTTTTGATGTAATAAAAGAAAATGAAAGTGTATCGAAAGTCCTGTTTCAAGGGACTAAATTACTTATTATGGTTTCAGAGGTAGAATTTTCTTCAACAAACAATAATTACTACTATAAGAATAAGATATTTGAAAAATTAAAGAAAAACTTTGAAAAATATTCTTTTTCTCAGAAACAGAAACTTTATTTACTTGTTAATTATGGCATGAGTATTATTTTTGAAAATTTTAGAGATTCACAGAAAATGTATGAGCTTCTAGCAGAAACAATAAGGGAAAACTCTGAGAATGCAGTTGAGTTTATTCGGGATAATCTTAATGAAGATAGAATAAGTTATTCATTTTTACTACATTTTCTTATAAAAGAAAATCTAATTGATGAGAGAGTAAAAGATGAGCTTCTAGAAAAATCTGAGGATATGATGATACAGAAATTGAAGGAAATATTTGATACCAGAGTCTGGAAATGGGATAAAATAGAGCTAAAAAATCTCGAATTTTTGAGAAAAGATAAAAATGAATGGGAAAATATAAGGGTAACATGTCTTGGAGTAAAATCTGGAAATATTCTTGTCTCAAAGGATAAAATAGTATTTTCACTTTTAAAATATTCCAAAGTTTATAAGAATATCTTCCAGTTTTTCATAAACTGTGTTGAAGGAGTCGAGTTATTTAACAATATATTCGATAGGTTTAGTATAGTTTATGAAATTAAGGATTTGCGTGAGATACTTGATGAAATGTGGAATTATGAACTTTCTATTAACTTTATAAATAAAAAATATTTTGAATATATTGAAAAATCAAACTGTAATAACTATAATAATAAAATTTGGATAGAATTTCTTCACGAGCATGAGGAAGAGTTGTACAGAAGCTTTCATCGGGATATGATTTCTGAAAAAAATACAGAAAACTATGTGGAAATTCTTTATATCAAAAATAATACATTCAACTATAATCAGCTTCCTTGCCTTTTAACCAAATCGAATCGAAATACTGCATATAAGATTGAAAAAATTCTAAAGGATAAGCAGGAAACAAGAGAAGAGATCGAAAAGCTGTTAAAAACTGGAATAGAGGAGATTGCACTAGAAACAGCAGGTAATCTTGTAAGATATTGGAATAATGTACAGGCAAGGAAAAAGTTGGAAAATCTGTCAAATCCAAGGGGAATTCTTGAATATGTTGAAAGTTTGTATCTTCCAAAGCATGAAGAAAATGCGGTATTTAGCAAAGAAATTGACTACCATTCAGTGAGAATGAATGATAGCAATGAAAAAATTCCTGCTAATCTTTTGAAACTATATATTTCAGAATATATCTTATTGAATGAAATAAAATCTGTTGAAGTATGTAATAAAATTGAAAAGATTGTTCATAAAGGTGATTTAAGAAGATTCGTAGAAAAAATTTTTGAGAAATGGAAGGATCTTAGATTTAATCCCAAATATAAAAATCTTTTTATTCCATTGATATTGACTGCTGATATGAAACAGCTAGATGGAGTATCGATAATTATCGATATACTTGTAAGTGAGTATAATAAAGTTGCAGTTGCGGCTTATGGTATAAGGGCACTTTCTTTGCGGAAAGAGATAAAAGAGACAGGAATACTTATAAAAAGCTTTATTGCAAACTACAAGGACAAACGAATAAAATCAGCTGCAAATGAAGCTCTTGACATGATTGCTGAAAACAAAGGTATAAGTCGAGATGAGCTAAATGATATCCTTGTACCTGATTTTGGATTTCAAAATAACAGAGTAAGGATTCTTGATTACGGAACAAGAAAAATAAAGGTTGAGATTGATGCTTTCTCAAATCCGTCTGGAATAGTTATTTATGATGAGAATGGAAAAAAATTAAATATGTTACCAAAAGCAAATAAAAAGATTGGAGATATTGAAAGCATAGTTGAAAAATATAGAAGGGAAATTAAATACATAAAGAAGCAGCTGAAAGAAATTTATATCTCTCAAGAGATTAATCTTATAAAGGCTCTTTTCTCACAAAGAAAATGGAAAGTGAAAAAATGGATGGAAATATTCATACATAACCCTGTAATGCAAAAATTTGCAATTCAGCTAGTTTGGGAGGAAATTGATCAAGATAGTAATTTAGTCAATACGTTCAGATATTCTGGAAATAGAAGCTTTTTAGTTTCTGATGAGACAGAACATGAACTTGATAGTAAAAATAATATAAAGCTTGTTTATTTTCCTGAAATTTCTCAAAGTGAAACAGAAAAATGGAAAGAAAATTTTAGAAAAAATAAAATCATACAGCCAATAAGTCAGTTAAATATGCCTATTTATAAAATCACAGAAGAAAAACAGAAAAATAAAGAAATTGTAGATTATAATGTAAAGGAATTTTCTGTAAATATATTTAGAAAGAAAAGTCCAAATTTAGGATTTGAGATTAATTATGAAAATAATGGAACAGGTTATGGAAGCCATTATTTAGATAAAGAAACGGGAATAAGCATACTAATTATAACAAGTCCATTTTTTTCAGGAGAATATTCAAAGAAGCTAAAAATAGAAAAAATATTATTTTTAAAGTCTGATATAGAAATATGCTATGAAAAATCTCTTGAAAGCCAGGAAATAATTCCGTTGGATATAAAGGAAGTTCCAAAAAGACTGTTAAGTCTGGCATGTCTAATGGCTGAAACTTTAACTAATTAA
- a CDS encoding FAD:protein FMN transferase produces MMYKVQVRSLFHSDIKIKIPETYDESVFDELFGILEDVNEKYNSYSENSDIDKINKNSGHFVKVNNETISILNKIIHLSKIIGGEYDITIMPLIRLWGFYKQTPILPSFDKIKKAKRLVDYKKIIIDKKKKRVKIEKNQEIVTGSFIKAYAIEKMVQEMKKIGIKDAIVNAGGSSIIAIDEWGIIAENPEEEKEILRNANGMPVRITKYGYNGKNEDNDLFEIKIKNTSYSTSNQKNTYLLINNEKYGHIISPKTGFPSQNKQVGVITESAFFGDIISTGLYNQTPEKFYEIMEKLSKEMDISGFLINNTGKIFYFNMEEYFCRK; encoded by the coding sequence ATGATGTATAAAGTTCAAGTGCGTTCATTATTTCATTCAGACATAAAAATTAAAATACCCGAAACCTATGATGAATCAGTTTTTGATGAACTGTTTGGAATTTTGGAGGATGTGAATGAAAAATACAATTCCTATTCAGAAAATTCGGATATTGATAAAATAAATAAAAATAGTGGGCATTTTGTAAAAGTAAATAATGAAACCATAAGTATTTTGAATAAAATTATTCATTTATCAAAAATTATTGGTGGAGAGTATGACATTACAATAATGCCTCTTATAAGACTGTGGGGTTTTTATAAACAAACCCCCATTTTGCCATCTTTTGATAAAATAAAAAAAGCGAAAAGGCTTGTAGATTATAAAAAGATAATTATTGATAAAAAGAAAAAGCGGGTAAAAATTGAAAAGAATCAGGAAATTGTAACAGGTTCATTTATAAAGGCGTATGCAATAGAAAAAATGGTTCAGGAAATGAAAAAAATTGGGATAAAGGACGCAATTGTAAATGCTGGCGGGAGTAGTATCATTGCTATTGATGAATGGGGCATTATCGCTGAAAATCCTGAGGAAGAAAAAGAAATATTAAGAAATGCCAATGGAATGCCTGTAAGAATAACAAAGTATGGGTATAATGGAAAAAATGAAGATAATGATTTATTTGAAATAAAAATAAAAAATACAAGTTATTCCACTTCTAATCAGAAAAATACATATCTTTTGATAAATAACGAAAAATATGGACACATTATAAGTCCCAAAACTGGCTTTCCATCTCAAAATAAACAAGTTGGAGTAATTACAGAAAGCGCTTTTTTTGGAGATATTATTTCGACAGGACTATATAATCAGACACCAGAAAAATTTTATGAAATTATGGAAAAACTATCTAAAGAGATGGATATTTCAGGATTTTTGATTAATAATACAGGAAAGATATTTTATTTTAATATGGAAGAATATTTTTGTAGAAAATAA
- a CDS encoding ClC family H(+)/Cl(-) exchange transporter: MAKDVLHELRDINSLKSRRNNVILIFLCFLVGIFSGIIVGTYTLILKKMSIFREFFTTNLEFYKIAIGIVIFIIMGLSIQFMLKKYPLISGSGIPQVSGLLTKKVKFRWFGELITKFVGGILAIGAGMSMGREGPSVHLGSLVGSGVKELTKRSEVEEKYLVTCGASAGISSTFNAPLAGVIFSLEELHKFFSPLLLICTLVASGTSNYVSRMILGSQTSFQYNFVLPEGIPYYIFAIITVIFCIIITVTGKVFSYFLLLTQKHYRNLKLNKYIKISIFMIIAYIVAVFFRDITGGGHELIEEMFGKNVMLKTIIIILLLKFFYTMFCYATGAPGGIFLPMLVVGALIGKVYGEILNNYFSVPNEIIVHFMLLGMAAYFTAVVRAPITGITLILEMTGNFSYLYMLIIVCTITYILTELLKMEPIYERLYFNMFHKQILEEDKEKKRIQKRAKRLEILEKWWKNKKIEIGIKPDGKNVKDKIVTLLIPVGANSEFDNKMVKELKLPENLLIVSVRKAGKDSIARGDTLIQSGNQLVIITDYRTAQEYAGELRERGMKIVD; the protein is encoded by the coding sequence ATGGCAAAAGATGTTTTACATGAGCTAAGAGATATAAATTCGTTAAAGTCAAGGAGAAATAATGTAATACTAATATTCCTGTGTTTTCTAGTAGGAATTTTTTCTGGAATTATTGTGGGTACATACACATTAATATTAAAAAAGATGTCGATTTTTAGAGAATTTTTTACAACAAATCTAGAATTTTATAAAATAGCTATTGGAATAGTAATCTTTATTATTATGGGATTATCCATACAATTTATGCTTAAAAAATATCCATTAATTAGTGGAAGTGGAATTCCGCAAGTCAGTGGACTTCTTACTAAAAAGGTAAAGTTTAGATGGTTTGGGGAACTTATTACAAAATTTGTAGGAGGAATATTAGCAATAGGGGCAGGAATGTCTATGGGTCGTGAAGGGCCTTCAGTGCATTTGGGATCTTTGGTTGGCTCTGGAGTGAAGGAACTTACAAAACGCTCTGAAGTGGAAGAAAAGTATTTGGTAACATGTGGGGCGAGTGCTGGAATTTCTTCAACATTTAATGCGCCGCTTGCAGGAGTGATTTTTTCTCTTGAGGAACTTCACAAATTTTTCTCGCCATTATTATTAATCTGTACTCTTGTAGCAAGTGGAACTTCAAATTATGTTTCAAGAATGATTTTAGGCTCACAAACTTCTTTTCAATACAATTTTGTGCTTCCAGAAGGTATACCGTATTATATATTTGCGATTATAACAGTTATTTTTTGCATTATAATTACAGTTACTGGAAAAGTATTTAGCTATTTTCTGCTTTTAACTCAAAAACATTATAGAAATCTGAAATTAAATAAATATATAAAAATATCAATATTTATGATAATAGCTTATATTGTAGCAGTATTTTTTAGGGATATTACAGGAGGAGGACATGAACTTATAGAGGAAATGTTTGGAAAAAATGTAATGTTGAAAACAATCATTATAATTTTACTTCTTAAATTCTTTTATACAATGTTTTGTTATGCAACAGGAGCACCAGGAGGAATTTTCTTGCCAATGCTTGTAGTAGGAGCTTTGATAGGAAAAGTTTATGGTGAAATATTGAATAATTATTTTTCAGTTCCAAATGAGATAATTGTACATTTCATGCTGCTTGGAATGGCTGCATATTTTACAGCAGTTGTTAGAGCTCCAATAACTGGAATTACATTAATTTTGGAAATGACAGGTAACTTTTCATATCTTTATATGCTAATAATTGTTTGTACAATAACTTATATTCTTACTGAATTGCTTAAAATGGAGCCAATTTATGAAAGACTTTATTTTAATATGTTTCATAAGCAAATTTTAGAAGAAGATAAGGAAAAGAAAAGGATACAGAAACGTGCTAAAAGATTGGAAATATTAGAAAAATGGTGGAAAAATAAAAAAATCGAAATTGGTATAAAGCCAGACGGGAAAAATGTAAAAGACAAGATAGTAACACTTTTAATTCCTGTTGGAGCAAATTCCGAATTTGACAATAAGATGGTAAAAGAGCTTAAATTACCAGAAAATCTGTTAATCGTGAGCGTACGTAAAGCAGGAAAGGACAGTATCGCACGAGGAGATACATTGATTCAGAGCGGGAATCAGCTTGTGATTATTACAGATTACAGGACGGCACAGGAGTATGCCGGAGAACTGAGGGAGAGAGGAATGAAAATAGTAGATTAA
- the glpK gene encoding glycerol kinase GlpK gives MDNQKKYIIALDQGTTSSRAIIFDKNLNIIEKAQKEFTQIFPQPGWVEHNPMEIWASQRSVLTEVIAQSGISLKDVAAIGITNQRETVIVWDKNTGEPVYNAIVWQCRRTAEICEELKSRGLEDYVKENTGLIIDAYFSGTKVKWILDNVKGAREKAENGELLFGTVDTWLVWKLTGGKVHVTDFTNASRTMLFNIKNLEWDKKILKELNIPESMLPEVRNSSEVYGKTRMGITIGEENGTSIPISGIAGDQQAALFGQAGFHTGDIKNTYGTGCFMLMNTGNKCIKSNNGLLTTIAIGIDGKVEYALEGSIFIGGAVIQWLRDELKFFDKASDTEYFAQQVDDNGGVYLIPAFVGLGSPYWDMYARGTIVGLTRGSNKNHIIRAALESIAYQSKDLINAMKEDSGIEINSLKVDGGATANNFLMQFQSDILNTKVLRPEIIETTALGAAYLAGLAVGFWKNKEEIKINWRLNKEFTPDLSENLRKKYYKYWKKAVEKAKSWEED, from the coding sequence ATGGATAATCAAAAAAAATATATAATCGCTCTAGATCAAGGAACGACTAGTTCACGTGCAATTATTTTTGATAAAAATCTGAACATTATTGAGAAAGCTCAAAAGGAATTTACGCAGATTTTTCCACAGCCAGGGTGGGTTGAGCATAATCCTATGGAAATATGGGCAAGTCAGCGTTCTGTTCTTACAGAAGTTATAGCACAATCTGGAATTTCTCTAAAAGATGTGGCGGCAATCGGAATTACAAATCAAAGGGAAACTGTAATCGTGTGGGATAAAAATACTGGCGAGCCTGTCTATAACGCAATTGTCTGGCAATGCAGACGAACGGCTGAAATCTGCGAAGAATTGAAAAGCCGTGGACTTGAAGATTATGTAAAGGAAAATACAGGGCTGATAATTGACGCTTATTTTTCAGGGACAAAAGTAAAATGGATTCTTGACAATGTGAAAGGTGCAAGGGAAAAAGCTGAAAACGGGGAACTGCTTTTTGGAACGGTCGATACTTGGCTTGTGTGGAAATTAACTGGCGGAAAAGTTCATGTTACTGATTTTACAAATGCTTCTAGAACTATGCTTTTTAACATAAAAAATTTAGAATGGGATAAAAAAATTTTAAAGGAACTTAATATTCCAGAAAGTATGCTTCCAGAAGTTAGAAACTCAAGCGAAGTTTATGGAAAAACAAGAATGGGAATTACAATCGGTGAAGAAAACGGCACTTCCATTCCAATTTCAGGTATCGCTGGAGATCAGCAGGCGGCGTTGTTTGGGCAGGCTGGATTTCATACTGGAGATATAAAGAATACTTACGGAACAGGATGCTTTATGCTTATGAATACTGGGAACAAGTGCATAAAATCAAATAATGGATTGCTTACAACTATTGCCATTGGGATTGATGGAAAAGTGGAATATGCTCTGGAAGGAAGTATTTTTATTGGTGGGGCTGTTATCCAGTGGCTTCGTGATGAATTAAAATTCTTTGACAAGGCTTCTGATACAGAATATTTTGCACAGCAAGTTGATGATAATGGTGGAGTTTATTTAATTCCAGCATTTGTTGGATTAGGATCGCCATACTGGGATATGTACGCTCGTGGCACAATCGTTGGGCTTACCCGTGGATCTAATAAAAACCACATAATTCGTGCTGCCCTCGAATCCATCGCCTACCAGTCCAAAGACTTGATAAATGCAATGAAAGAAGATTCAGGTATTGAAATAAATTCTCTAAAAGTCGATGGTGGTGCAACAGCAAATAATTTCCTGATGCAATTTCAAAGCGATATTTTAAATACAAAAGTTTTACGTCCTGAAATTATCGAAACAACTGCATTAGGTGCTGCCTATTTAGCTGGACTTGCCGTTGGATTTTGGAAAAATAAAGAAGAAATCAAAATAAACTGGCGTTTAAACAAAGAATTTACACCAGACTTATCTGAAAACTTAAGGAAAAAATATTATAAATACTGGAAAAAGGCTGTTGAAAAAGCTAAAAGTTGGGAGGAAGATTGA
- a CDS encoding SemiSWEET family transporter, translated as MNKKKINTLVGSIGAFIGVFVFITYIPQIIANIGGQKAQPWQPLTASVSCLIWVIYGWTKEPKKDYILIIPNAAGVILGFLTFITAL; from the coding sequence ATGAACAAAAAGAAAATTAACACACTAGTTGGCTCAATTGGGGCATTTATTGGAGTATTTGTATTCATAACGTATATTCCACAGATTATTGCCAATATAGGTGGACAAAAAGCACAGCCGTGGCAACCTCTTACTGCCTCAGTTTCTTGCTTGATATGGGTAATTTATGGATGGACTAAAGAACCTAAAAAAGATTATATTTTAATTATACCAAATGCAGCAGGGGTAATACTAGGATTTTTGACTTTCATTACAGCACTTTAA
- the cbiE gene encoding precorrin-6y C5,15-methyltransferase (decarboxylating) subunit CbiE — translation MKNKINVLGLGPGNLDYTLPVVLKEIEKSDVIIGGKRHIESLGKYAENKEYCYINADLQRVLDFIKENRDKKMSLILSGDTGFYSMLTFMRKHFEASELNVIPGISSIQYMFAKISDYWNNAFVSSVHGRNTEYVGKLREYGKIGLLTDKKNTPQRIAEEVVKAGITEATIYVGENLSYENEKIWEMPVKEMMEYERDFEMNVVLVFLQD, via the coding sequence ATGAAAAATAAAATAAATGTACTTGGATTAGGACCTGGAAATTTGGACTACACTTTACCAGTTGTATTAAAAGAAATTGAAAAATCAGATGTAATAATCGGTGGAAAACGTCATATTGAAAGCCTTGGAAAATATGCAGAAAACAAAGAATACTGCTACATTAATGCTGATTTACAGCGAGTTCTGGATTTTATAAAAGAAAACCGTGATAAAAAAATGTCACTAATTCTATCAGGAGATACAGGTTTTTATAGTATGCTAACATTTATGCGAAAACATTTTGAGGCTAGTGAATTAAACGTAATACCTGGAATTTCCTCAATTCAATATATGTTTGCTAAAATTTCTGATTATTGGAATAATGCTTTTGTATCGAGCGTCCATGGAAGAAATACTGAATATGTGGGAAAATTGCGTGAATATGGAAAAATTGGACTTTTGACGGATAAAAAGAATACCCCTCAAAGGATTGCAGAGGAAGTTGTCAAGGCTGGAATAACTGAAGCGACAATATATGTAGGAGAAAATTTATCCTATGAAAATGAAAAAATATGGGAAATGCCAGTAAAGGAAATGATGGAATATGAAAGAGATTTTGAAATGAATGTAGTGCTGGTTTTTTTACAGGATTAA
- the rsmD gene encoding 16S rRNA (guanine(966)-N(2))-methyltransferase RsmD, translating into MRIVAGTLKNRRIKSREGRETRPTLERIKEAIFSIIGEKVVDTKFLDLYSGTGNVSFEALSRGAKRAIMIEEDKEALRVIIENVNHLGVEEKCRAYKNDVFRAIEILSRKNEIFDIIFLDPPYKENISTKTIEKISEENLLERDGIIISEHSTYEKMTDKIGNFVKYDERDYNKKVVSFYRFEDRKK; encoded by the coding sequence ATGAGAATTGTAGCAGGAACATTGAAAAACAGAAGAATAAAATCAAGGGAAGGAAGAGAAACTAGACCTACGCTTGAAAGAATAAAAGAGGCAATTTTCAGTATAATTGGAGAAAAAGTCGTAGATACAAAATTTTTGGACTTGTATTCAGGAACGGGAAATGTCTCATTTGAAGCACTTAGCCGTGGCGCAAAAAGAGCGATTATGATTGAGGAAGATAAGGAGGCACTCAGAGTAATTATTGAAAATGTGAATCATCTTGGAGTGGAAGAAAAATGTCGTGCCTACAAAAATGATGTTTTTCGAGCGATAGAAATCCTTTCAAGAAAAAACGAAATATTTGATATAATATTTTTGGATCCACCTTATAAGGAAAATATTTCAACAAAAACGATTGAAAAAATATCAGAAGAAAATCTTTTGGAACGAGATGGAATTATAATTTCAGAACACAGCACATATGAGAAAATGACGGATAAAATAGGTAATTTTGTGAAATACGATGAAAGGGATTACAATAAGAAGGTAGTTAGTTTTTATAGGTTTGAGGATCGAAAAAAATAA
- the xseB gene encoding exodeoxyribonuclease VII small subunit yields MAVKKQSYEENIAQIDEILEKLESEELSLDDSISEYEKAIKLIKDSEKLLEAGEGKVMKVLEKNGKVEMEEFE; encoded by the coding sequence ATGGCAGTAAAAAAACAAAGTTATGAAGAAAATATTGCACAAATTGATGAAATTTTGGAAAAATTGGAAAGTGAGGAATTGTCACTAGATGATTCAATTTCTGAATATGAGAAGGCAATTAAACTTATTAAAGATTCCGAGAAATTGCTTGAAGCTGGGGAAGGGAAAGTTATGAAGGTGCTTGAAAAAAATGGAAAAGTGGAAATGGAAGAGTTTGAATAA